A genome region from Passer domesticus isolate bPasDom1 chromosome 27, bPasDom1.hap1, whole genome shotgun sequence includes the following:
- the ATP6V0A1 gene encoding V-type proton ATPase 116 kDa subunit a 1 isoform X1 — MGELFRSEEMTLAQLFLQSEAAYCCVSELGELGKVQFRDLNPDVNVFHRKFVNEVRRCEEMDRKLRFVEKEIKKANIPIMDTGENPEVPFPRDMIDLEANFEKIENELKEINTNQEALKRNFLELTELKFILRKTQQFFDEAELHHQQMADPDLLEESSSLLEPSEMGRGAPLRLGFVAGVINRERIPTFERMLWRVCRGNVFLRQAEIENPLEDPVTGDYVHKSVFIIFFQGDQLKNRVKKICEGFRASLYPCPETPQERKEMASGVNTRIDDLQMVLNQTEDHRQRVLQAAAKNIRVWFIKVRKMKAIYHTLNLCNIDVTQKCLIAEVWCPVADLDSIQFALRRGTEHSGSTVPSILNRMQTNQTPPTYNKTNKFTSGFQNIVDAYGIGTYREINPAPYTIITFPFLFAVMFGDFGHGILMTLIAVWMVVRESRILSQKSDNEMFNMVFSGRYIILLMGLFSTYTGLIYNDCFSKSLNMFGSSWSVRPMFNKANWSDALLETTPLLQLDPAIPGVFGGPYPFGIDPIWNIASNKLAFLNSFKMKMSVILGIFQMLFGVALSLLNHIYFKKPLNIYLGFIPEMIFMSSLFGYLVILIFYKWTAYDAHTSKEAPSLLIHFINMFLFSYEDTSNKMLYSGQKGLQCFLVVVALLCVPWMLVAKPLVLRQQYLRRKHLPQEGQPEEAQGSTNAQALEAAAAATGTHNFGGIRVGNGPTEEDAEIIQHDQLSTHSEEGEEPTEDEVFDFGDTVVYQAIHTIEYCLGCISNTASYLRLWALSLAHAQLSEVLWTMVIHIGLSVRSLGGGLGLFFIFAAFATLTVAILLVMEGLSAFLHALRLHWIEFQNKFYTGTGFKFLPFSFDIIREGRFDD; from the exons ATGGGGGAGCTGTTCCGCAGCGAGGAGATGACCCTGGcgcagctgttcctgcagtcCGAGGCCGCCTACTGCTGTGTCAGCGAGCTGGGCGAGCTGGGCAAGGTCCAGTTCCGCGAC CTGAACCCCGACGTGAACGTGTTCCACCGTAAATTCGTCAATGAGGTCCGGAGGTGCGAGGAGATGGACAGAAAGCTCC GGTTTGTGGAGAAGGAGATTAAAAAGGCAAATATTCCCATCATGGACACGGGTGAAAACCCAGAGGTGCCTTTTCCACGTGACATGATTGACCTGGAG GCAAACTTTGAGAAAATTGAAAATGAGCTTAAAGAAATCAACACCAACCAGGAGGCTCTGAAGAGAAACTTCTTGGAGCTGACAGAATTAAAGTTTATACTGCGTAAAACTCAGCAGTTTTTTGATGAG GCTGAATTGCATCATCAGCAGATGGCGGATCCAGACCTGCTGGAGGAATCCTCTTCACTGCTGGAGCCGAGCGAGATGGGAAGAGGTGCCCCGCTCCGACTCGG GTTCGTGGCTGGCGTGATCAACCGCGAGCGCATCCCCACCTTCGAGCGGATGCTGTGGCGCGTGTGCCGCGGGAACGTCTTCTTGCGGCAGGCCGAGATCGAGAACCCCCTGGAGGACCCCGTCACG GGGGATTACGTGCACAAGTCTGTATTTATCATCTTCTTCCAAGGTGACCAGCTGAAGAACAGAGTCAAGAAGATCTGTGAAGG GTTCCGAGCCTCCCTCTACCCATGCCCAGAAACTCCTCAGGAGCGGAAGGAAATGGCTTCTGGTGTCAACACCAGAATTGATGATCTTCAGATG GTGCTGAACCAAACTGAGGATCACCGCCAGAGGGTTTTGCAGGCAGCTGCTAAAAACATCCGCGTGTGGTTCATCAAAGTGAGGAAGATGAAGGCCATCTACCACACCCTGAACCTGTGCAACATCGACGTGACACAGAAGTGCTTGATTGCTGAAGTCTGGTGTCCTGTTGCTGACCTGGACTCCATCCAGTTTGCTCTCAGGAGAGGCACT GAGCACAGTGGATCCACTGTCCCATCTATTTTAAACAGGATGCAAACCAATCAGACCCCACCCACGTACAACAAAACTAACAAGTTTACTTCTGGCTTTCAAAACATTGTTGATGCTTATGGCATTGGGACATATCGGGAAATAAATCCAG CACCCTATACCATCATCACCTTCCCATTCCTGTTTGCTGTgatgtttggggattttggccATGGCATCCTGATGACTCTGATTGCTGTCTGGATGGTGGTGAGGGAGAGCCGGATCCTGTCCCAGAAGAGTGACAATGAG ATGTTCAACATGGTGTTCAGTGGTCGATACATCATCCTGCTGATGGGGCTGTTCTCCACCTACACGGGGCTCATCTACAACGACTGCTTCTCCAAATCCCTCAACATGTTTGGTTCCTCCTGGAGCGTCAGGCCCATGTTCAATAAAGCCAACTGGTC AGATGCTTTGCTGGAGACCAcccccctgctgcagctggatccTGCCATCCCAGGGGTGTTTGGGGGGCCCTACCCATTTGGCATTGACCCA ATCTGGAATATTGCCAGCAATAAGCTGGCTTTCCTCAATTCCTTCAAGATGAAGATGTCTGTGATTCTTGGCATTTTCCAGATGCTCTTTGGTGTTGCTTTGAGTCTCCTCAACCACAT CTATTTTAAGAAGCCACTGAACATATACCTTGGATTTATCCCAGAAATGATTTTCATGTCCTCCCTCTTTGGATACCTTGTTATTCTCATCTTTTACAAGTGGACAGCCTACGATGCTCACACATCCAAGGAAGCACCCAGCCTCTTAATACACTTCATCAACATGTTTCTGTTCTCCTATGAGGACACCAGTAATAAGATGCTTTATAGTGGGCAG AAAGGGCTCCAGTGCTTCCTTGTGGTGGTAGCCTTGCTGTGTGTGCCATGGATGCTGGTAGCCAAACCCCTGGTCCTTCGCCAGCAGTACTTAAGGAGAAAACACTTG CCCCAGGAAGGGCAGCCCGAGGAGGCCCAGGGCAGCACGAACGCGCAGGCGCTCGAGGCAGCAGCGGCTGCAACA GGCACGCACAACTTTGGTGGGATCCGGGTGGGCAATGGCCCAACAGAGGAGGATGCTGAGATCATTCAACATGACCAGTTATCTACCCATTCTGAGGAGGGGGAAGAG CCTACAGAGGACGAGGTG TTTGACTTTGGGGACACCGTGGTGTACCAGGCCATCCACACCATCGAGTACTGCCTGGGCTGCATCTCCAACACCGCCTCCTACCTGCGCCTCTGGGCCCTGAGCTTGGCCCACGCAC AGCTCTCAGAGGTGCTCTGGACCATGGTGATCCACATTGGCCTGAGCGTGAGGAGCCTGGGGGGAGGCTTGGGCCTCTTCTTCATCTTTGCTGCTTTTGCCACGCTGACAGTGGCCATCCTGCTGGTCATGGAGGGGCTTTCAGCCTTCCTCCACGCTCTGCGCCTGCACTG GATTGAATTCCAGAACAAGTTCTACACTGGCACTGGGTTCAAgtttctccctttctcctttGATATCATCCGTGAGGGGAGGTTTGATGACTGA
- the ATP6V0A1 gene encoding V-type proton ATPase 116 kDa subunit a 1 isoform X7: protein MGELFRSEEMTLAQLFLQSEAAYCCVSELGELGKVQFRDLNPDVNVFHRKFVNEVRRCEEMDRKLRFVEKEIKKANIPIMDTGENPEVPFPRDMIDLEANFEKIENELKEINTNQEALKRNFLELTELKFILRKTQQFFDEAELHHQQMADPDLLEESSSLLEPSEMGRGAPLRLGFVAGVINRERIPTFERMLWRVCRGNVFLRQAEIENPLEDPVTGDYVHKSVFIIFFQGDQLKNRVKKICEGFRASLYPCPETPQERKEMASGVNTRIDDLQMVLNQTEDHRQRVLQAAAKNIRVWFIKVRKMKAIYHTLNLCNIDVTQKCLIAEVWCPVADLDSIQFALRRGTEHSGSTVPSILNRMQTNQTPPTYNKTNKFTSGFQNIVDAYGIGTYREINPAPYTIITFPFLFAVMFGDFGHGILMTLIAVWMVVRESRILSQKSDNEMFNMVFSGRYIILLMGLFSTYTGLIYNDCFSKSLNMFGSSWSVRPMFNKANWSDALLETTPLLQLDPAIPGVFGGPYPFGIDPIWNIASNKLAFLNSFKMKMSVILGIFQMLFGVALSLLNHIYFKKPLNIYLGFIPEMIFMSSLFGYLVILIFYKWTAYDAHTSKEAPSLLIHFINMFLFSYEDTSNKMLYSGQKGLQCFLVVVALLCVPWMLVAKPLVLRQQYLRRKHLPQEGQPEEAQGSTNAQALEAAAAATPTEDEVFDFGDTVVYQAIHTIEYCLGCISNTASYLRLWALSLAHAQLSEVLWTMVIHIGLSVRSLGGGLGLFFIFAAFATLTVAILLVMEGLSAFLHALRLHWIEFQNKFYTGTGFKFLPFSFDIIREGRFDD from the exons ATGGGGGAGCTGTTCCGCAGCGAGGAGATGACCCTGGcgcagctgttcctgcagtcCGAGGCCGCCTACTGCTGTGTCAGCGAGCTGGGCGAGCTGGGCAAGGTCCAGTTCCGCGAC CTGAACCCCGACGTGAACGTGTTCCACCGTAAATTCGTCAATGAGGTCCGGAGGTGCGAGGAGATGGACAGAAAGCTCC GGTTTGTGGAGAAGGAGATTAAAAAGGCAAATATTCCCATCATGGACACGGGTGAAAACCCAGAGGTGCCTTTTCCACGTGACATGATTGACCTGGAG GCAAACTTTGAGAAAATTGAAAATGAGCTTAAAGAAATCAACACCAACCAGGAGGCTCTGAAGAGAAACTTCTTGGAGCTGACAGAATTAAAGTTTATACTGCGTAAAACTCAGCAGTTTTTTGATGAG GCTGAATTGCATCATCAGCAGATGGCGGATCCAGACCTGCTGGAGGAATCCTCTTCACTGCTGGAGCCGAGCGAGATGGGAAGAGGTGCCCCGCTCCGACTCGG GTTCGTGGCTGGCGTGATCAACCGCGAGCGCATCCCCACCTTCGAGCGGATGCTGTGGCGCGTGTGCCGCGGGAACGTCTTCTTGCGGCAGGCCGAGATCGAGAACCCCCTGGAGGACCCCGTCACG GGGGATTACGTGCACAAGTCTGTATTTATCATCTTCTTCCAAGGTGACCAGCTGAAGAACAGAGTCAAGAAGATCTGTGAAGG GTTCCGAGCCTCCCTCTACCCATGCCCAGAAACTCCTCAGGAGCGGAAGGAAATGGCTTCTGGTGTCAACACCAGAATTGATGATCTTCAGATG GTGCTGAACCAAACTGAGGATCACCGCCAGAGGGTTTTGCAGGCAGCTGCTAAAAACATCCGCGTGTGGTTCATCAAAGTGAGGAAGATGAAGGCCATCTACCACACCCTGAACCTGTGCAACATCGACGTGACACAGAAGTGCTTGATTGCTGAAGTCTGGTGTCCTGTTGCTGACCTGGACTCCATCCAGTTTGCTCTCAGGAGAGGCACT GAGCACAGTGGATCCACTGTCCCATCTATTTTAAACAGGATGCAAACCAATCAGACCCCACCCACGTACAACAAAACTAACAAGTTTACTTCTGGCTTTCAAAACATTGTTGATGCTTATGGCATTGGGACATATCGGGAAATAAATCCAG CACCCTATACCATCATCACCTTCCCATTCCTGTTTGCTGTgatgtttggggattttggccATGGCATCCTGATGACTCTGATTGCTGTCTGGATGGTGGTGAGGGAGAGCCGGATCCTGTCCCAGAAGAGTGACAATGAG ATGTTCAACATGGTGTTCAGTGGTCGATACATCATCCTGCTGATGGGGCTGTTCTCCACCTACACGGGGCTCATCTACAACGACTGCTTCTCCAAATCCCTCAACATGTTTGGTTCCTCCTGGAGCGTCAGGCCCATGTTCAATAAAGCCAACTGGTC AGATGCTTTGCTGGAGACCAcccccctgctgcagctggatccTGCCATCCCAGGGGTGTTTGGGGGGCCCTACCCATTTGGCATTGACCCA ATCTGGAATATTGCCAGCAATAAGCTGGCTTTCCTCAATTCCTTCAAGATGAAGATGTCTGTGATTCTTGGCATTTTCCAGATGCTCTTTGGTGTTGCTTTGAGTCTCCTCAACCACAT CTATTTTAAGAAGCCACTGAACATATACCTTGGATTTATCCCAGAAATGATTTTCATGTCCTCCCTCTTTGGATACCTTGTTATTCTCATCTTTTACAAGTGGACAGCCTACGATGCTCACACATCCAAGGAAGCACCCAGCCTCTTAATACACTTCATCAACATGTTTCTGTTCTCCTATGAGGACACCAGTAATAAGATGCTTTATAGTGGGCAG AAAGGGCTCCAGTGCTTCCTTGTGGTGGTAGCCTTGCTGTGTGTGCCATGGATGCTGGTAGCCAAACCCCTGGTCCTTCGCCAGCAGTACTTAAGGAGAAAACACTTG CCCCAGGAAGGGCAGCCCGAGGAGGCCCAGGGCAGCACGAACGCGCAGGCGCTCGAGGCAGCAGCGGCTGCAACA CCTACAGAGGACGAGGTG TTTGACTTTGGGGACACCGTGGTGTACCAGGCCATCCACACCATCGAGTACTGCCTGGGCTGCATCTCCAACACCGCCTCCTACCTGCGCCTCTGGGCCCTGAGCTTGGCCCACGCAC AGCTCTCAGAGGTGCTCTGGACCATGGTGATCCACATTGGCCTGAGCGTGAGGAGCCTGGGGGGAGGCTTGGGCCTCTTCTTCATCTTTGCTGCTTTTGCCACGCTGACAGTGGCCATCCTGCTGGTCATGGAGGGGCTTTCAGCCTTCCTCCACGCTCTGCGCCTGCACTG GATTGAATTCCAGAACAAGTTCTACACTGGCACTGGGTTCAAgtttctccctttctcctttGATATCATCCGTGAGGGGAGGTTTGATGACTGA
- the ATP6V0A1 gene encoding V-type proton ATPase 116 kDa subunit a 1 isoform X4 yields MGELFRSEEMTLAQLFLQSEAAYCCVSELGELGKVQFRDLNPDVNVFHRKFVNEVRRCEEMDRKLRFVEKEIKKANIPIMDTGENPEVPFPRDMIDLEANFEKIENELKEINTNQEALKRNFLELTELKFILRKTQQFFDEAELHHQQMADPDLLEESSSLLEPSEMGRGAPLRLGFVAGVINRERIPTFERMLWRVCRGNVFLRQAEIENPLEDPVTGDYVHKSVFIIFFQGDQLKNRVKKICEGFRASLYPCPETPQERKEMASGVNTRIDDLQMVLNQTEDHRQRVLQAAAKNIRVWFIKVRKMKAIYHTLNLCNIDVTQKCLIAEVWCPVADLDSIQFALRRGTEHSGSTVPSILNRMQTNQTPPTYNKTNKFTSGFQNIVDAYGIGTYREINPAPYTIITFPFLFAVMFGDFGHGILMTLIAVWMVVRESRILSQKSDNEMFNMVFSGRYIILLMGLFSTYTGLIYNDCFSKSLNMFGSSWSVRPMFNKANWSDALLETTPLLQLDPAIPGVFGGPYPFGIDPIWNIASNKLAFLNSFKMKMSVILGIFQMLFGVALSLLNHIYFKKPLNIYLGFIPEMIFMSSLFGYLVILIFYKWTAYDAHTSKEAPSLLIHFINMFLFSYEDTSNKMLYSGQKGLQCFLVVVALLCVPWMLVAKPLVLRQQYLRRKHLGTHNFGGIRVGNGPTEEDAEIIQHDQLSTHSEEGEEPTEDEVFDFGDTVVYQAIHTIEYCLGCISNTASYLRLWALSLAHAQLSEVLWTMVIHIGLSVRSLGGGLGLFFIFAAFATLTVAILLVMEGLSAFLHALRLHWIEFQNKFYTGTGFKFLPFSFDIIREGRFDD; encoded by the exons ATGGGGGAGCTGTTCCGCAGCGAGGAGATGACCCTGGcgcagctgttcctgcagtcCGAGGCCGCCTACTGCTGTGTCAGCGAGCTGGGCGAGCTGGGCAAGGTCCAGTTCCGCGAC CTGAACCCCGACGTGAACGTGTTCCACCGTAAATTCGTCAATGAGGTCCGGAGGTGCGAGGAGATGGACAGAAAGCTCC GGTTTGTGGAGAAGGAGATTAAAAAGGCAAATATTCCCATCATGGACACGGGTGAAAACCCAGAGGTGCCTTTTCCACGTGACATGATTGACCTGGAG GCAAACTTTGAGAAAATTGAAAATGAGCTTAAAGAAATCAACACCAACCAGGAGGCTCTGAAGAGAAACTTCTTGGAGCTGACAGAATTAAAGTTTATACTGCGTAAAACTCAGCAGTTTTTTGATGAG GCTGAATTGCATCATCAGCAGATGGCGGATCCAGACCTGCTGGAGGAATCCTCTTCACTGCTGGAGCCGAGCGAGATGGGAAGAGGTGCCCCGCTCCGACTCGG GTTCGTGGCTGGCGTGATCAACCGCGAGCGCATCCCCACCTTCGAGCGGATGCTGTGGCGCGTGTGCCGCGGGAACGTCTTCTTGCGGCAGGCCGAGATCGAGAACCCCCTGGAGGACCCCGTCACG GGGGATTACGTGCACAAGTCTGTATTTATCATCTTCTTCCAAGGTGACCAGCTGAAGAACAGAGTCAAGAAGATCTGTGAAGG GTTCCGAGCCTCCCTCTACCCATGCCCAGAAACTCCTCAGGAGCGGAAGGAAATGGCTTCTGGTGTCAACACCAGAATTGATGATCTTCAGATG GTGCTGAACCAAACTGAGGATCACCGCCAGAGGGTTTTGCAGGCAGCTGCTAAAAACATCCGCGTGTGGTTCATCAAAGTGAGGAAGATGAAGGCCATCTACCACACCCTGAACCTGTGCAACATCGACGTGACACAGAAGTGCTTGATTGCTGAAGTCTGGTGTCCTGTTGCTGACCTGGACTCCATCCAGTTTGCTCTCAGGAGAGGCACT GAGCACAGTGGATCCACTGTCCCATCTATTTTAAACAGGATGCAAACCAATCAGACCCCACCCACGTACAACAAAACTAACAAGTTTACTTCTGGCTTTCAAAACATTGTTGATGCTTATGGCATTGGGACATATCGGGAAATAAATCCAG CACCCTATACCATCATCACCTTCCCATTCCTGTTTGCTGTgatgtttggggattttggccATGGCATCCTGATGACTCTGATTGCTGTCTGGATGGTGGTGAGGGAGAGCCGGATCCTGTCCCAGAAGAGTGACAATGAG ATGTTCAACATGGTGTTCAGTGGTCGATACATCATCCTGCTGATGGGGCTGTTCTCCACCTACACGGGGCTCATCTACAACGACTGCTTCTCCAAATCCCTCAACATGTTTGGTTCCTCCTGGAGCGTCAGGCCCATGTTCAATAAAGCCAACTGGTC AGATGCTTTGCTGGAGACCAcccccctgctgcagctggatccTGCCATCCCAGGGGTGTTTGGGGGGCCCTACCCATTTGGCATTGACCCA ATCTGGAATATTGCCAGCAATAAGCTGGCTTTCCTCAATTCCTTCAAGATGAAGATGTCTGTGATTCTTGGCATTTTCCAGATGCTCTTTGGTGTTGCTTTGAGTCTCCTCAACCACAT CTATTTTAAGAAGCCACTGAACATATACCTTGGATTTATCCCAGAAATGATTTTCATGTCCTCCCTCTTTGGATACCTTGTTATTCTCATCTTTTACAAGTGGACAGCCTACGATGCTCACACATCCAAGGAAGCACCCAGCCTCTTAATACACTTCATCAACATGTTTCTGTTCTCCTATGAGGACACCAGTAATAAGATGCTTTATAGTGGGCAG AAAGGGCTCCAGTGCTTCCTTGTGGTGGTAGCCTTGCTGTGTGTGCCATGGATGCTGGTAGCCAAACCCCTGGTCCTTCGCCAGCAGTACTTAAGGAGAAAACACTTG GGCACGCACAACTTTGGTGGGATCCGGGTGGGCAATGGCCCAACAGAGGAGGATGCTGAGATCATTCAACATGACCAGTTATCTACCCATTCTGAGGAGGGGGAAGAG CCTACAGAGGACGAGGTG TTTGACTTTGGGGACACCGTGGTGTACCAGGCCATCCACACCATCGAGTACTGCCTGGGCTGCATCTCCAACACCGCCTCCTACCTGCGCCTCTGGGCCCTGAGCTTGGCCCACGCAC AGCTCTCAGAGGTGCTCTGGACCATGGTGATCCACATTGGCCTGAGCGTGAGGAGCCTGGGGGGAGGCTTGGGCCTCTTCTTCATCTTTGCTGCTTTTGCCACGCTGACAGTGGCCATCCTGCTGGTCATGGAGGGGCTTTCAGCCTTCCTCCACGCTCTGCGCCTGCACTG GATTGAATTCCAGAACAAGTTCTACACTGGCACTGGGTTCAAgtttctccctttctcctttGATATCATCCGTGAGGGGAGGTTTGATGACTGA
- the ATP6V0A1 gene encoding V-type proton ATPase 116 kDa subunit a 1 isoform X5, which yields MGELFRSEEMTLAQLFLQSEAAYCCVSELGELGKVQFRDLNPDVNVFHRKFVNEVRRCEEMDRKLRFVEKEIKKANIPIMDTGENPEVPFPRDMIDLEANFEKIENELKEINTNQEALKRNFLELTELKFILRKTQQFFDEAELHHQQMADPDLLEESSSLLEPSEMGRGAPLRLGFVAGVINRERIPTFERMLWRVCRGNVFLRQAEIENPLEDPVTGDYVHKSVFIIFFQGDQLKNRVKKICEGFRASLYPCPETPQERKEMASGVNTRIDDLQMVLNQTEDHRQRVLQAAAKNIRVWFIKVRKMKAIYHTLNLCNIDVTQKCLIAEVWCPVADLDSIQFALRRGTEHSGSTVPSILNRMQTNQTPPTYNKTNKFTSGFQNIVDAYGIGTYREINPAPYTIITFPFLFAVMFGDFGHGILMTLIAVWMVVRESRILSQKSDNEMFNMVFSGRYIILLMGLFSTYTGLIYNDCFSKSLNMFGSSWSVRPMFNKANWSDALLETTPLLQLDPAIPGVFGGPYPFGIDPIWNIASNKLAFLNSFKMKMSVILGIFQMLFGVALSLLNHIYFKKPLNIYLGFIPEMIFMSSLFGYLVILIFYKWTAYDAHTSKEAPSLLIHFINMFLFSYEDTSNKMLYSGQKGLQCFLVVVALLCVPWMLVAKPLVLRQQYLRRKHLGTHNFGGIRVGNGPTEEDAEIIQHDQLSTHSEEGEEFDFGDTVVYQAIHTIEYCLGCISNTASYLRLWALSLAHAQLSEVLWTMVIHIGLSVRSLGGGLGLFFIFAAFATLTVAILLVMEGLSAFLHALRLHWIEFQNKFYTGTGFKFLPFSFDIIREGRFDD from the exons ATGGGGGAGCTGTTCCGCAGCGAGGAGATGACCCTGGcgcagctgttcctgcagtcCGAGGCCGCCTACTGCTGTGTCAGCGAGCTGGGCGAGCTGGGCAAGGTCCAGTTCCGCGAC CTGAACCCCGACGTGAACGTGTTCCACCGTAAATTCGTCAATGAGGTCCGGAGGTGCGAGGAGATGGACAGAAAGCTCC GGTTTGTGGAGAAGGAGATTAAAAAGGCAAATATTCCCATCATGGACACGGGTGAAAACCCAGAGGTGCCTTTTCCACGTGACATGATTGACCTGGAG GCAAACTTTGAGAAAATTGAAAATGAGCTTAAAGAAATCAACACCAACCAGGAGGCTCTGAAGAGAAACTTCTTGGAGCTGACAGAATTAAAGTTTATACTGCGTAAAACTCAGCAGTTTTTTGATGAG GCTGAATTGCATCATCAGCAGATGGCGGATCCAGACCTGCTGGAGGAATCCTCTTCACTGCTGGAGCCGAGCGAGATGGGAAGAGGTGCCCCGCTCCGACTCGG GTTCGTGGCTGGCGTGATCAACCGCGAGCGCATCCCCACCTTCGAGCGGATGCTGTGGCGCGTGTGCCGCGGGAACGTCTTCTTGCGGCAGGCCGAGATCGAGAACCCCCTGGAGGACCCCGTCACG GGGGATTACGTGCACAAGTCTGTATTTATCATCTTCTTCCAAGGTGACCAGCTGAAGAACAGAGTCAAGAAGATCTGTGAAGG GTTCCGAGCCTCCCTCTACCCATGCCCAGAAACTCCTCAGGAGCGGAAGGAAATGGCTTCTGGTGTCAACACCAGAATTGATGATCTTCAGATG GTGCTGAACCAAACTGAGGATCACCGCCAGAGGGTTTTGCAGGCAGCTGCTAAAAACATCCGCGTGTGGTTCATCAAAGTGAGGAAGATGAAGGCCATCTACCACACCCTGAACCTGTGCAACATCGACGTGACACAGAAGTGCTTGATTGCTGAAGTCTGGTGTCCTGTTGCTGACCTGGACTCCATCCAGTTTGCTCTCAGGAGAGGCACT GAGCACAGTGGATCCACTGTCCCATCTATTTTAAACAGGATGCAAACCAATCAGACCCCACCCACGTACAACAAAACTAACAAGTTTACTTCTGGCTTTCAAAACATTGTTGATGCTTATGGCATTGGGACATATCGGGAAATAAATCCAG CACCCTATACCATCATCACCTTCCCATTCCTGTTTGCTGTgatgtttggggattttggccATGGCATCCTGATGACTCTGATTGCTGTCTGGATGGTGGTGAGGGAGAGCCGGATCCTGTCCCAGAAGAGTGACAATGAG ATGTTCAACATGGTGTTCAGTGGTCGATACATCATCCTGCTGATGGGGCTGTTCTCCACCTACACGGGGCTCATCTACAACGACTGCTTCTCCAAATCCCTCAACATGTTTGGTTCCTCCTGGAGCGTCAGGCCCATGTTCAATAAAGCCAACTGGTC AGATGCTTTGCTGGAGACCAcccccctgctgcagctggatccTGCCATCCCAGGGGTGTTTGGGGGGCCCTACCCATTTGGCATTGACCCA ATCTGGAATATTGCCAGCAATAAGCTGGCTTTCCTCAATTCCTTCAAGATGAAGATGTCTGTGATTCTTGGCATTTTCCAGATGCTCTTTGGTGTTGCTTTGAGTCTCCTCAACCACAT CTATTTTAAGAAGCCACTGAACATATACCTTGGATTTATCCCAGAAATGATTTTCATGTCCTCCCTCTTTGGATACCTTGTTATTCTCATCTTTTACAAGTGGACAGCCTACGATGCTCACACATCCAAGGAAGCACCCAGCCTCTTAATACACTTCATCAACATGTTTCTGTTCTCCTATGAGGACACCAGTAATAAGATGCTTTATAGTGGGCAG AAAGGGCTCCAGTGCTTCCTTGTGGTGGTAGCCTTGCTGTGTGTGCCATGGATGCTGGTAGCCAAACCCCTGGTCCTTCGCCAGCAGTACTTAAGGAGAAAACACTTG GGCACGCACAACTTTGGTGGGATCCGGGTGGGCAATGGCCCAACAGAGGAGGATGCTGAGATCATTCAACATGACCAGTTATCTACCCATTCTGAGGAGGGGGAAGAG TTTGACTTTGGGGACACCGTGGTGTACCAGGCCATCCACACCATCGAGTACTGCCTGGGCTGCATCTCCAACACCGCCTCCTACCTGCGCCTCTGGGCCCTGAGCTTGGCCCACGCAC AGCTCTCAGAGGTGCTCTGGACCATGGTGATCCACATTGGCCTGAGCGTGAGGAGCCTGGGGGGAGGCTTGGGCCTCTTCTTCATCTTTGCTGCTTTTGCCACGCTGACAGTGGCCATCCTGCTGGTCATGGAGGGGCTTTCAGCCTTCCTCCACGCTCTGCGCCTGCACTG GATTGAATTCCAGAACAAGTTCTACACTGGCACTGGGTTCAAgtttctccctttctcctttGATATCATCCGTGAGGGGAGGTTTGATGACTGA